The following are encoded in a window of Corynebacterium marinum DSM 44953 genomic DNA:
- the upp gene encoding uracil phosphoribosyltransferase encodes MEITIVNHPLAASRLTIMRDHRSDNTAFRAALADLGTMLVYEASRDLTVEHFECQTPVAVAEGTRLENPPIIVPVIRAGLGMIDPALSMIPDAQVGFIGLARDEVTHEPVPYLEALPHDLTGRTVFVVDPMLATGGSLLHAIRLLADRGATDITAVCMVSAQPGVDALASSGLPCRLITACIDPELNDDAYIVPGLGDAGDRLYGPRNIDL; translated from the coding sequence ATGGAGATAACCATCGTCAACCATCCGCTCGCTGCCTCCCGGCTGACCATCATGCGCGACCACCGCAGCGACAACACGGCCTTCCGCGCCGCCCTGGCGGACCTGGGCACCATGCTGGTGTACGAGGCGTCCCGGGATCTGACCGTGGAGCATTTCGAATGCCAGACCCCGGTCGCCGTCGCGGAGGGCACGCGGCTGGAGAACCCGCCGATCATCGTGCCGGTGATCCGCGCCGGGCTGGGCATGATCGACCCGGCGCTGTCGATGATCCCCGACGCGCAGGTGGGATTCATCGGCCTGGCCCGCGACGAGGTCACCCACGAGCCCGTGCCCTACCTCGAGGCGCTGCCGCACGATCTGACCGGGCGCACCGTCTTCGTGGTGGACCCGATGCTGGCCACCGGCGGTTCTCTGTTGCACGCCATCCGGTTGCTGGCGGACCGCGGTGCCACGGACATCACAGCTGTCTGCATGGTCTCCGCGCAGCCGGGCGTGGATGCGCTCGCGTCCTCCGGCCTGCCCTGCCGCCTGATCACGGCGTGCATCGATCCGGAGCTCAACGATGACGCCTACATCGTGCCCGGCCTGGGCGACGCCGGCGACCGCCTCTACGGCCCGCGCAACATCGACCTCTAG
- a CDS encoding RDD family protein: protein MTSPTPDLYQIHGLDRSASAEDLGRVIAERDLDLEMQAISDSDPRRRQLHTAFAVLAAEDRRATYDDALDAGLSLTWDDLEYLGNFGALPDLSLYPQPGPQMQQPPQPQPNSYNYPTYTPTQPQPDPFANPSQYTAGVPAYQAAAAAPADRPGAGLRLGMMLLDGLAASMVTGVFAAMLGADGFLSWLIVSLVGLAYFLGFEVYTGASPVKHLFGYEVRDSATGGKLTLEQSAKRQWWRIINIVPGIGSLIALVGMIVIGTSINPANQNIGSHDRWAGAEVVRKPGR from the coding sequence ATGACCTCTCCGACTCCCGACCTCTACCAGATCCACGGACTGGACCGCTCCGCCTCGGCCGAGGACCTCGGACGTGTCATCGCGGAACGCGACCTCGACCTGGAGATGCAGGCCATCTCCGACAGCGACCCCCGGCGGAGGCAGCTGCACACCGCCTTCGCCGTGCTCGCCGCCGAGGACCGCAGAGCCACCTACGACGACGCCCTGGACGCCGGGCTCAGCCTCACCTGGGACGACCTGGAGTATCTGGGGAACTTCGGCGCCTTGCCGGATCTTTCGCTCTACCCTCAGCCGGGACCCCAGATGCAGCAGCCGCCGCAACCGCAGCCGAACTCCTACAACTACCCCACCTACACTCCGACCCAGCCCCAGCCGGACCCTTTCGCCAACCCCTCCCAATACACGGCCGGGGTGCCCGCCTACCAGGCGGCTGCGGCGGCGCCGGCCGACCGGCCGGGGGCGGGCCTGCGCCTGGGCATGATGCTGCTCGACGGCCTCGCCGCCTCCATGGTCACCGGGGTATTCGCGGCGATGCTCGGTGCGGACGGTTTCCTCAGCTGGCTGATCGTCAGCCTCGTCGGCCTCGCCTACTTCCTCGGTTTCGAGGTGTACACGGGAGCCTCCCCGGTCAAGCACCTCTTCGGCTATGAGGTCCGCGACTCGGCCACCGGCGGGAAACTCACCCTCGAGCAGTCGGCGAAGCGACAGTGGTGGCGCATCATCAACATCGTCCCGGGCATCGGCTCGCTGATCGCGCTGGTCGGCATGATCGTCATCGGCACGTCCATCAACCCGGCCAACCAGAACATCGGCTCCCACGACCGCTGGGCCGGCGCCGAGGTCGTGCGCAAGCCGGGCCGCTAG
- the trpS gene encoding tryptophan--tRNA ligase, which produces MSEQTPSTESRQRVLSGIQPTADSYHLGNYLGALKQWIELQDHYDAFYFIPDLHAITVDQDPAELRQRTVAGTAQLIALGIDPDKSTLFVQSHLPQHAELTWVLGCLTGFGEASRMTQFKDKSAKQGADRSTVGLFTYPVLMAADILLYRPQLVPVGEDQRQHLELTRTLAERFNSRYGETFVVPESFIPEGSAKIQDLQNPTAKMSKSGENPKGLVNLLDDPKVSAKRIRSAVTDNDGVIAYDRENKPGVSNLLAIQSALTGESIDALVAGYEGAGYGALKVDTADALEAFTTPLRARYDELMADRGELERILAKGAERAGEYAEAVVQEVYDKVGFLRPLR; this is translated from the coding sequence ATGAGCGAGCAGACCCCGTCGACCGAATCCCGCCAGCGCGTCCTTTCCGGCATCCAGCCGACCGCGGACTCCTACCACCTGGGAAACTACCTCGGTGCGCTGAAGCAGTGGATCGAACTGCAGGACCATTACGATGCGTTCTACTTCATCCCCGACCTGCACGCGATCACCGTCGATCAGGACCCGGCGGAGCTGCGTCAGCGCACCGTGGCGGGCACCGCCCAGCTCATCGCCCTGGGCATCGACCCGGACAAGTCGACCCTGTTCGTGCAGTCGCACCTGCCGCAGCACGCCGAGCTGACCTGGGTGCTCGGCTGCCTCACCGGTTTCGGCGAGGCCTCCCGCATGACTCAGTTCAAGGACAAGTCCGCGAAACAGGGAGCCGACCGCTCCACGGTGGGACTGTTCACCTACCCCGTGCTCATGGCCGCGGACATCCTCCTCTACCGCCCGCAGCTCGTGCCGGTGGGTGAGGACCAGCGCCAGCACCTGGAGCTGACCCGCACCCTGGCGGAGCGATTCAACTCCCGGTACGGGGAGACCTTCGTCGTGCCCGAGAGCTTCATCCCGGAGGGTTCCGCCAAGATCCAGGATCTGCAGAACCCCACCGCCAAGATGTCGAAGTCGGGCGAGAACCCCAAGGGTCTGGTCAACCTGCTCGACGATCCGAAGGTCTCCGCCAAGCGCATCCGTTCCGCCGTCACCGACAATGACGGCGTGATCGCCTACGACCGGGAGAACAAGCCCGGCGTGTCCAACCTGCTGGCCATCCAGTCGGCGCTCACGGGCGAGAGCATCGACGCCCTCGTCGCCGGCTACGAGGGGGCCGGCTACGGCGCCCTCAAGGTCGACACCGCCGACGCGCTCGAGGCCTTCACCACCCCGCTGCGCGCCCGCTACGACGAACTCATGGCCGACCGCGGCGAGCTCGAGCGCATCCTGGCCAAGGGGGCCGAGCGGGCCGGCGAGTACGCGGAGGCCGTGGTCCAGGAGGTCTACGACAAGGTCGGTTTCCTCCGTCCGCTGCGCTGA
- a CDS encoding helix-turn-helix domain-containing protein produces the protein MAQRSEWKPWPSYGLRLGRNLSTLRRLRGLTQEQLASLSDISRNSISNIERNLNNSGTATDPHLSIVYRLARALDVPPAALLPGGDRLVADICSADEVGISIDWPGGEKDVRPFRRAFAQQGRGPRYEEDPVLGEADLPRAVDESGPKAVEGRGPVTE, from the coding sequence ATGGCGCAGAGAAGCGAGTGGAAGCCGTGGCCGAGTTACGGCCTGCGGCTGGGCAGAAATCTCTCCACGCTGCGCAGGTTGCGCGGGCTGACCCAGGAGCAGTTGGCCTCGTTGTCAGACATCTCGCGCAACTCCATCTCCAACATCGAGCGCAACCTCAACAACTCCGGCACGGCCACGGACCCGCACCTGTCGATCGTGTACCGGCTCGCCCGCGCCCTCGACGTGCCGCCGGCGGCGCTGCTGCCGGGCGGCGACCGCCTGGTGGCGGACATCTGCTCGGCGGACGAGGTGGGCATCTCGATCGACTGGCCGGGCGGGGAGAAAGACGTCCGCCCGTTCCGGCGCGCGTTCGCGCAGCAGGGGCGGGGGCCCCGCTACGAGGAGGATCCCGTCCTCGGCGAAGCTGACCTGCCGCGGGCGGTGGATGAGTCCGGACCGAAGGCGGTGGAGGGTCGGGGACCTGTCACGGAGTAG
- a CDS encoding C40 family peptidase, whose translation MRDIISALQHIAALQPAHLPQVRLPGLPDFQAALPLCEMIAAGSPGGATLVQTAQAVTSDRELVSRINDLAGEHVEAARAELLHLAGELGGQAAQVLPRLLSPTPGAQAGALLELRHLADVFTGAAANRALELRESLDPLADDLDRVSRTAHTAPLPDPAVGHPASPGPPGSPGISPEASVEASPGEAPPPAGSGEAAVAAALSQVGTPYVWGGTGNGGYDCSGLTQWAWRQAGVELPRLAEQQDVGRQVGAEELIPGDLVVWDGHVAMYAGDGRIVEAGDPVQTNPLRTTNMGMAFKGFWRPTG comes from the coding sequence ATGAGGGACATCATCTCCGCCCTCCAGCACATCGCCGCCCTCCAGCCGGCGCACCTGCCACAGGTCCGGTTGCCGGGCCTACCGGATTTCCAGGCCGCACTGCCGCTGTGCGAGATGATCGCCGCCGGCTCGCCGGGCGGGGCGACCCTGGTGCAGACCGCACAGGCGGTCACCTCGGACCGGGAGCTGGTGTCGCGCATCAACGACCTGGCCGGGGAGCACGTGGAGGCCGCCCGCGCCGAACTGCTCCACCTGGCCGGGGAGCTGGGCGGGCAGGCCGCGCAGGTGCTCCCCCGCCTCCTTTCGCCGACCCCCGGTGCCCAGGCCGGGGCGCTGCTGGAACTGCGGCACCTGGCGGACGTCTTCACCGGCGCGGCCGCCAACCGGGCGCTCGAACTCCGGGAGTCGCTCGACCCGTTGGCCGACGATCTCGACCGGGTCAGCCGGACGGCGCACACTGCCCCGCTGCCGGACCCCGCCGTCGGCCACCCCGCGAGCCCCGGGCCTCCGGGATCCCCCGGGATTTCCCCCGAAGCATCCGTAGAGGCCTCTCCCGGGGAAGCACCGCCGCCCGCAGGTTCCGGCGAGGCCGCCGTCGCCGCCGCCCTCAGCCAGGTGGGCACGCCTTATGTCTGGGGCGGCACCGGGAACGGCGGCTACGACTGCAGCGGCCTGACGCAGTGGGCCTGGCGGCAGGCCGGCGTGGAGCTGCCCCGGCTGGCGGAGCAGCAGGACGTGGGAAGGCAGGTGGGCGCGGAGGAGCTCATTCCGGGCGATCTCGTGGTGTGGGACGGCCACGTGGCGATGTACGCCGGGGACGGCCGGATCGTGGAGGCCGGCGACCCCGTGCAGACCAATCCTCTGCGGACCACCAACATGGGGATGGCCTTCAAGGGTTTCTGGCGGCCGACCGGGTGA
- a CDS encoding calcium/sodium antiporter translates to MELLDAGRIIIGLVLLILGGEFLVRGASALARRVGISALVVGLTVVSAATSAPELAITVGAVLRDEPGLAVGNVVGSNIVNILFILGLSALILPLAVTRGLVRFDVPLMVGMSAGLLLLSLDGVMGAVDGLVLFSVVVAHTVWTITAGRRSARTPGSAAESAPDSSAAGAGGGDVKPPATSTATSTAWSLLFIAAGIGLLVGGATVLVEGAVNIATSLGVSSLVVGLTVVAVGTSLPELVTSITAVRRGERDIAVGNIVGSNIFNIGVVLGLPAMISGGGIPVAGSAVALDIPVMLAAAAALLPVIFTGFVVARWEGAVFFGLYLAYTGYLVLAATEHDALGGFTAVMVWFVLPLVAVTLIAFTSYEIGLRNGRRQPARTAPS, encoded by the coding sequence ATGGAACTGCTGGATGCGGGGCGGATCATCATCGGACTGGTGCTGTTGATCCTGGGCGGGGAGTTCCTGGTGCGGGGCGCCTCAGCGCTGGCCCGCCGGGTGGGGATCTCCGCTCTGGTGGTCGGACTCACCGTGGTTTCGGCGGCCACGTCCGCACCGGAGTTGGCGATCACCGTCGGGGCGGTCCTGCGGGACGAACCCGGGTTGGCCGTCGGGAACGTGGTCGGCAGCAATATCGTCAACATCCTGTTCATACTCGGGCTCTCCGCCCTGATCCTCCCCCTGGCCGTCACGCGCGGACTGGTGCGGTTCGACGTCCCCCTGATGGTCGGCATGTCCGCCGGCCTGCTCCTGCTGTCCCTCGACGGGGTGATGGGTGCCGTCGACGGGCTGGTGTTGTTCTCCGTGGTGGTTGCGCACACCGTGTGGACGATCACCGCCGGCCGGCGCAGTGCCCGGACGCCGGGCAGTGCCGCGGAGTCCGCCCCCGATTCCTCTGCCGCAGGCGCCGGCGGCGGGGACGTGAAACCGCCCGCCACGTCGACTGCCACGTCGACCGCCTGGTCGCTGCTGTTCATAGCGGCCGGAATCGGGCTGCTGGTGGGCGGGGCCACCGTCCTGGTCGAAGGCGCCGTCAACATCGCCACCTCGCTGGGTGTCAGCAGCCTGGTGGTCGGGTTGACCGTCGTCGCAGTCGGCACGTCCCTGCCCGAATTGGTGACCTCCATCACCGCCGTGCGCCGCGGCGAGCGGGACATCGCGGTAGGCAACATAGTGGGCAGCAACATCTTCAACATCGGAGTGGTGCTCGGGCTGCCGGCCATGATTTCCGGCGGCGGCATTCCGGTGGCCGGTTCAGCGGTGGCCCTGGACATCCCGGTCATGCTGGCCGCGGCGGCCGCCCTGCTGCCCGTCATCTTCACCGGCTTCGTGGTGGCGCGGTGGGAGGGAGCCGTCTTCTTCGGCCTCTACCTCGCCTACACCGGTTACCTCGTGCTCGCGGCCACCGAGCACGACGCCCTGGGCGGGTTCACCGCCGTGATGGTCTGGTTCGTCCTGCCGCTGGTGGCTGTCACCCTGATCGCCTTCACCTCATACGAAATCGGGCTGCGCAACGGTCGCAGACAACCAGCACGTACCGCCCCGTCATGA
- a CDS encoding amidohydrolase, translating to MQGIAALIDEWLVAHRDEVLGWRRHVHSRPELSHMEYETTEFLEETLKSYGLSPRRFPGTGLMVDIGPDSGSRLAFRADIDALALTELTRLPYASAVPGVAHACGHDVHTTIALALACALADNEASLRHGIRVIFQPAEEVMDGGASDVIAWGGLDGVDSIFGLHVEPKLKVGKVGVRTGAITSAADVLRIKVTGPGGHSARPHLTNDVVFGLSSLVTQLPALLSRRVDPRTGTVLVFGSLNAGYAPNAIPESGQLTGTIRTADVATWRSLQTLLEEMIAQVLAPTGCSHELIYQRGVPPVINDDVATAMLADAARAIDPQAVVQAPQSSGGEDFSMYLEHVPGSMARLGCWSGKGRMQDLHQGDLDVDERSIGVGVRLFGSVVEQYGGDAGAGAGNGGFLS from the coding sequence GTGCAGGGTATCGCCGCGCTTATCGACGAGTGGCTCGTCGCTCACCGGGACGAGGTGCTCGGCTGGCGCCGCCACGTGCACTCCCGTCCGGAGCTGTCGCACATGGAGTACGAGACGACGGAGTTCCTCGAGGAGACGTTGAAGTCCTACGGACTCTCACCCCGGCGTTTCCCGGGAACGGGCCTCATGGTGGACATCGGCCCGGACTCCGGCAGCCGCCTGGCGTTCCGCGCCGACATCGACGCCCTCGCCCTCACCGAGCTGACCAGGCTCCCGTACGCCTCCGCGGTCCCGGGTGTGGCGCACGCGTGCGGACACGACGTCCATACGACCATCGCCCTGGCGCTGGCGTGCGCGCTGGCTGACAACGAGGCATCGCTGCGGCACGGCATCCGCGTCATCTTCCAGCCGGCTGAGGAGGTCATGGACGGCGGGGCTTCGGACGTCATCGCGTGGGGTGGGCTGGACGGCGTCGACTCGATTTTCGGCCTGCACGTGGAACCGAAACTCAAGGTGGGCAAGGTGGGCGTGCGCACCGGCGCGATCACCTCCGCCGCGGACGTGCTGCGGATCAAGGTGACCGGGCCCGGCGGGCACTCCGCGCGCCCGCACCTGACCAACGACGTGGTCTTCGGCCTGAGTTCCCTGGTCACGCAGTTGCCGGCGCTGTTGTCCCGGCGGGTGGATCCGCGGACGGGCACGGTGCTGGTGTTCGGTTCGCTCAACGCCGGCTACGCGCCGAACGCGATCCCGGAGTCGGGCCAGCTGACCGGCACGATCCGGACGGCGGATGTCGCCACGTGGCGTTCCCTGCAGACGCTCCTGGAGGAGATGATCGCGCAGGTTCTCGCCCCCACGGGGTGCTCACACGAGCTCATCTACCAACGGGGTGTGCCCCCGGTGATCAATGACGACGTCGCCACCGCGATGCTTGCCGACGCCGCCCGCGCCATCGACCCGCAGGCCGTCGTCCAGGCCCCGCAGTCCAGCGGCGGGGAGGACTTCTCCATGTACCTCGAGCATGTGCCGGGTTCGATGGCGCGCCTGGGCTGCTGGTCCGGCAAGGGGAGGATGCAGGACCTGCATCAGGGCGACCTGGACGTGGACGAGCGTTCGATCGGCGTCGGCGTGCGCCTCTTCGGCTCGGTCGTCGAACAGTACGGCGGGGACGCGGGGGCCGGTGCAGGCAACGGCGGGTTCCTCTCCTAG
- a CDS encoding YhjD/YihY/BrkB family envelope integrity protein translates to MATSTQPDQRYTDEFGIERVHDDDPGAVDKVRDKSETVDHVMRMQERYSSMGGNQYSAGITYFSVLSVFPVIMLLVAAAAAFLASRPEALTELQNQIAGSVEGELGTLINDILTTAIEQRGAVAGIGGLTALWSGLGWMNNLRYGVSKMWKVDPTAVGNFFVNKFSDLMGLLGLFLALAVAFAVTAIGSSGATQYLLDFVGLGGIPGIRFITFAVALAVGLLANFLVMAWMIFYLPRTKVPRRSGLKAAAIGAVAFEVIKQLGTVFASNALSNPAGATFGPIIGLMVVLYLVWRIVMYVSAWAATTEESMRLAQAPSPEPAIIRVREEINRGPGAGTAIGVGAALGAVGAGAIALLRRK, encoded by the coding sequence GTGGCCACCAGCACACAACCCGACCAGCGCTACACCGATGAATTTGGCATTGAACGTGTCCACGACGATGATCCGGGCGCCGTGGACAAGGTCCGGGACAAGTCTGAGACCGTAGACCATGTGATGCGGATGCAGGAGCGGTACTCCTCCATGGGCGGAAACCAGTACTCCGCCGGCATCACTTATTTCTCCGTCCTCTCGGTCTTCCCGGTCATCATGCTGCTCGTCGCGGCCGCCGCCGCTTTTCTGGCCAGCCGGCCGGAGGCGTTGACCGAGCTGCAGAATCAGATCGCCGGGTCAGTGGAGGGCGAACTGGGCACCCTGATCAATGACATCCTCACCACCGCGATCGAGCAGCGCGGCGCAGTCGCCGGCATCGGTGGCCTGACCGCGTTGTGGTCCGGCCTCGGATGGATGAACAACCTGCGCTACGGAGTGTCCAAGATGTGGAAGGTCGACCCGACCGCCGTCGGCAACTTCTTCGTCAACAAGTTCAGCGATCTGATGGGGCTGCTGGGCCTGTTCCTGGCACTCGCGGTGGCGTTCGCCGTCACCGCCATCGGTAGTTCCGGGGCCACCCAGTACCTTCTCGACTTCGTCGGGCTCGGCGGCATCCCGGGTATCCGCTTCATCACCTTCGCCGTCGCGCTGGCGGTGGGGCTTCTCGCGAACTTCCTCGTCATGGCCTGGATGATCTTCTACCTGCCCCGCACGAAGGTGCCCCGCCGCTCCGGGCTGAAGGCCGCGGCGATCGGCGCCGTGGCTTTCGAGGTGATCAAACAGCTCGGCACGGTGTTCGCCTCCAACGCCCTGTCCAACCCGGCGGGCGCCACCTTCGGCCCGATCATCGGACTCATGGTCGTGCTGTACCTGGTGTGGCGCATCGTCATGTACGTCTCCGCCTGGGCGGCCACCACGGAGGAATCCATGCGGCTGGCGCAGGCGCCGTCCCCGGAGCCGGCCATCATCCGGGTGCGCGAGGAGATCAACCGCGGGCCCGGCGCGGGCACCGCCATCGGGGTGGGTGCCGCGCTCGGCGCCGTGGGTGCGGGTGCCATCGCGCTGCTGCGCCGGAAATAA
- a CDS encoding NAD(P)H-quinone dehydrogenase, protein MSNRIVIIGGGPAGYEAALAGAKYGADVTIIEERGIGGSSVLLDCVPSKSFIAGTGIKTDLRRADDMGLNSLLGRARIHLPALNKRVQVLAQEQSDDIHVQLERAGVRMVHGRGRFAESQLEQLHHRVTATLEDGTEEIFESELVLLASGATPRILPGAEPDGERILTWQQVYDLEETPDHLIVVGSGVTGAEFVSAFAELGVKVTMVASRDRILPHDDADAADVLEHVLSQRGVSLEKHARVESVTRTEDGGVRVKTTDGREIFGSHAIMSIGSVPATEGLSLENVGVETTPSGHIKVDRVSRTNVSGIYAAGDCTDLFPLASVAAMQGRLAMYHALGEGVSPIRLKTVATAVFTRPEIAAVGVTHAQVESGEVSARAVVLPLQSNPRAKMRSLKHGFVKLFCRRNSGLVIGGVIVAPSASELILPIAIAVSNNLTVKQLAEVFAVYPSLSGSITEAARRLVAHDDLE, encoded by the coding sequence TTGAGCAATCGAATCGTCATCATCGGCGGAGGCCCGGCCGGCTACGAGGCGGCGCTGGCCGGAGCCAAATACGGGGCGGATGTGACGATCATCGAGGAGCGCGGCATCGGCGGCTCCTCCGTCCTCCTCGACTGTGTCCCGTCGAAATCCTTCATCGCGGGCACCGGAATCAAGACGGATCTCCGCCGCGCGGACGACATGGGGCTCAACAGTCTGCTGGGCCGGGCGCGGATCCACCTGCCCGCGCTGAACAAGCGTGTGCAGGTGCTCGCGCAGGAGCAGTCCGACGACATCCACGTCCAGCTCGAGCGGGCGGGCGTGCGCATGGTCCACGGACGCGGCCGCTTCGCGGAGTCCCAGCTGGAGCAGCTGCACCACCGGGTCACCGCCACGCTCGAGGACGGCACGGAGGAGATCTTCGAGTCCGAGCTGGTGCTCCTGGCCTCGGGCGCCACCCCGCGCATCCTCCCGGGCGCCGAGCCGGACGGAGAGCGCATCCTCACCTGGCAGCAGGTCTACGACCTGGAGGAGACCCCGGACCACCTCATTGTGGTGGGTTCCGGTGTCACGGGCGCGGAATTCGTGTCCGCTTTCGCCGAGCTCGGCGTGAAGGTGACCATGGTCGCCTCCCGCGACCGTATTCTCCCGCACGACGACGCCGACGCCGCCGACGTGCTGGAGCACGTCCTGTCGCAGCGCGGCGTATCCCTGGAAAAGCACGCCCGCGTCGAGTCCGTGACCCGCACGGAAGACGGGGGAGTCCGCGTCAAGACCACCGACGGCCGCGAGATCTTCGGGTCCCACGCGATCATGTCGATCGGTTCCGTCCCCGCGACGGAGGGTCTCTCCCTGGAGAACGTCGGGGTGGAGACCACCCCTTCGGGCCACATCAAGGTGGACCGGGTCTCACGCACGAACGTGTCGGGCATCTACGCCGCCGGCGACTGCACCGACCTGTTCCCGCTGGCCTCGGTCGCCGCGATGCAGGGCCGCCTGGCCATGTACCATGCCCTCGGCGAGGGCGTCAGCCCGATCCGCCTGAAGACCGTGGCCACCGCCGTGTTCACCCGGCCGGAGATCGCCGCCGTGGGAGTGACCCACGCGCAGGTGGAGAGCGGCGAGGTCTCGGCGCGTGCCGTCGTGCTGCCGCTGCAGTCCAACCCGCGCGCGAAGATGCGCTCCCTCAAACACGGCTTCGTCAAGCTGTTCTGCCGGCGCAACTCCGGCCTGGTCATCGGTGGCGTGATCGTGGCACCGAGCGCCTCGGAGCTCATCCTGCCCATCGCCATCGCGGTGTCCAATAACCTCACCGTCAAACAGCTGGCCGAGGTGTTCGCGGTGTACCCCTCGCTGTCCGGTTCCATCACCGAGGCGGCCCGGCGCCTGGTGGCGCACGACGACCTGGAGTAG
- a CDS encoding short-chain fatty acyl-CoA regulator family protein, with translation MGKHFAGARIRTLRRTRNLTQQEMARRLNLSTSYLNQLENDQRPLTVTVLMSLSRHFDVDPAFFSPDHDARTVGELREAFPTVPDTQLADLVARYPELVAEVLQLADRAPSRADDSPYRLVRDFFYEAHNYIHELDTLGEELAGRLGDPQLRLTRLATTLDRDLGVVVRFRRISNGPRRVYHPETRELHLRTGLSEAQLCFELALQYALTGHADLLRELAASLPTEESRGIAVLALAQYFAAAVVMPYEAMLSTAEEVRYDIDRLATHFGTGFETTCHRLSTLNRPGARGVPFFFVRTDRAGNISKRQSATGFHFSRSGGSCPLWVIHRAFETPGRVTRQVAGMPDGRHYLWIASTVRGQAHGFGRPRKEFAVGLGCDLDQAERLVYANGLDLSPASATPIGPGCTACPRERCPQRAFPHAGGRVVVDLDATLDFSYTTY, from the coding sequence ATGGGCAAACACTTCGCGGGGGCACGGATCCGCACGCTCCGACGCACCCGCAACCTCACCCAGCAGGAGATGGCGCGCAGACTCAACCTCTCCACCAGCTACCTCAACCAGCTGGAGAACGACCAGCGGCCGCTGACCGTCACCGTGCTCATGTCCCTGTCCCGCCATTTCGACGTTGACCCGGCCTTCTTCTCCCCCGACCACGACGCACGCACTGTCGGTGAGCTGCGGGAGGCCTTCCCCACCGTCCCCGACACCCAGCTCGCCGACCTCGTCGCCCGCTACCCCGAACTGGTCGCGGAAGTCCTCCAGCTCGCCGACCGCGCCCCTTCGCGGGCCGACGACTCCCCCTACCGCCTCGTCCGCGACTTCTTCTACGAGGCGCACAACTACATCCACGAACTCGACACGCTCGGGGAGGAACTGGCCGGCCGGCTCGGCGACCCCCAGCTCCGGCTCACGCGCCTGGCGACCACCCTGGACCGCGACCTCGGCGTGGTCGTCCGATTCCGCCGGATCAGCAACGGGCCGCGGCGCGTGTACCACCCTGAGACCCGGGAACTCCACCTGCGCACCGGGCTGAGCGAAGCCCAGCTCTGCTTCGAGCTGGCCCTGCAGTACGCACTGACGGGGCACGCCGACCTGCTGCGGGAACTCGCTGCATCCCTGCCCACGGAGGAGTCCCGCGGCATCGCAGTCCTCGCGCTGGCCCAGTACTTCGCCGCGGCTGTGGTCATGCCCTACGAGGCGATGCTCAGCACCGCGGAGGAGGTCCGCTACGACATCGACCGCCTGGCCACGCACTTCGGCACCGGCTTCGAGACCACCTGCCACCGCCTGTCCACCCTCAACCGGCCGGGGGCCCGGGGAGTCCCGTTCTTCTTCGTCCGCACCGACCGTGCGGGCAACATCTCCAAACGCCAGTCGGCCACCGGCTTCCACTTCTCCCGCTCCGGCGGCTCATGCCCCCTGTGGGTGATCCACCGCGCCTTCGAGACCCCGGGACGGGTCACCCGCCAGGTGGCCGGCATGCCGGACGGGCGGCACTATCTGTGGATCGCCAGCACCGTCCGCGGGCAGGCGCACGGTTTCGGCCGGCCCCGCAAGGAGTTCGCCGTGGGGCTGGGCTGCGACCTCGACCAGGCCGAACGCCTTGTCTACGCCAACGGACTGGACCTCTCCCCCGCCTCGGCCACCCCCATCGGGCCGGGCTGCACCGCCTGCCCGCGGGAACGCTGCCCCCAGCGCGCGTTCCCCCACGCGGGCGGGCGGGTGGTCGTCGACCTCGACGCCACCCTCGACTTCTCCTACACCACTTACTGA